From a single Apium graveolens cultivar Ventura chromosome 2, ASM990537v1, whole genome shotgun sequence genomic region:
- the LOC141692230 gene encoding uncharacterized protein LOC141692230: MKWILHPKQSEEYRNGAKNFVTNAFSNFGVGNEVQCPCKDCSNRFWYSIDDMYNHLVCKGPYPSFVDWIYEILTSKYQKKSDQGSDRGLGLGNDFDEMMDNAYKYNDDCRGFIVKLYQLKCIHSFTESSFTAILELIKDTFPEVNLPSSFNTAKNMIKELGLDYQKNHACTNDCMLYWAENINEVKCKVCGISRWKIMDNDTRDVDTSSTGKKYNIPSKVMRYFPLKPRLQRVFMCKEYAEIMKWHDVGRIKDGKLRHPGDAEAWKSLDARYPDFAVENRNVRLGLAADGFSPY, from the exons ATGAAATGGATATTACATCCTAAACAAAGTGAAGAATATCGTAATGGGGCTAAAAACTTTGTTACGAATGCATTCTCTAATTTCGGTGTTGGAAATGAAGTACAATGCCCCTGCAAGGACTGTAGTAATCGCTTTTGGTACTCTATAGATGATATGTATAATCATCTAGTCTGTAAGGGTCCTTATCCATCATTCGTTGATTGGATATACGAGATTTTAACCTCTAAGTACCAAAAGAAATCAGATCAGGGCAGTGATAGAGGGTTAGGGTTAGGTAATGATTTTGATGAGATGATGGATAATGCGTATAAATATAATGATGATTGTAGAG GTTTTATAGTAAAACTTTACCAGTTGAAGTGCATTCACAGTTTTACCGAGTCCTCCTTTACTGCTATACTAGAGTTAATAAAGGACACCTTCCCCGAAGTTAATCTGCCTTCATCTTTTAACACTGCCAAGAATATGATCAAAGAGTTAGGTCTAGATTATCAAAAAAATCATGCATGTACGAACGATTGCATGTTATATTGGGCTGAAAATATAAATGAAGTTAAATGCAAAGTATGTGGAATTTCAAGGTGGAAAATTATGGATAATGACACCAGGGATGTTGATACTAGCAGTACGGGAAAAAAGTATAACATCCCATCAAAGGTGATGCGATACTTTCCGCTGAAACCAAGACTGCAACGCGTATTCATGTGTAAAGAATATGCTGAGATAATGAAATGGCATGATGTAGGACGCATCAAAGACGGGAAGCTAAGGCATCCAGGCGATGCCGAGGCTTGGAAGTCACTGGATGCTAGATATCCAGATTTTGCGGTTGAAAATCGAAATGTTAGGTTAGGATTAGCGGCGGATGGTTTCAGTCCTTACTGA